The DNA window ACCGAGTGAGGGATTCGATGAGTGGACGGCTTTGGAAGCTGTCACTCAGGACTCACGGGCGAATCTCATCAGCGACATGGTGGGCCACCCAGATGGAATGCCAAGCATGGCCGAGCTCGAATACATGAATCCTAGTCTCACCCGGAGTACAATTATAGGACATCTCGATGTGCTCAAAGAGGCAGGAGTGGTCGCCATCGCCGAGTTCCCCACTGGGCAGCGTCCAGGTCGAGACCTCCCCTACAAATTCTACTACATCACCGACCAGGCACGCGACCTCTTCGATCGAAGCAGTATCTTCGATAAGGGAGTCTGGCGAGATACATACGCTCAAGTGAAGAAAACAGAGGATATCGAACGATACGAGGCAGTCACCCGTCCACAGCGTTGATGACAGACCGTTGAGTGAGACCTGAAATCCCCTCGCGATCTCGCGCGTTCAGAACTCACCCATCGGATAACCTCTCATTGTAGCACTCCTGAGTACAGACATGAGTGCTACAACCGAGACGGATACCCTCGCAATTAAGAGCAGCAGCCACGCCAAATGTGTCTGGGGGAGAGTCTGATGACACCGCCAGATGTCGATGCACTCGTCTTCGACGTTTTTGGAACGGTCGTGGACTGGCGAAGTGGGGTTATCCGTGACGGCGAGAAACTCGGCGCAGAACGAGACATCGATGTCGACTGGGCGGCCTTTGTGGATGCATGGCGCGAGGAATACCAACCGTCGATGGACCGGGTTCGCGACGGTGAGATCCCCTGGCGAAACCTCGACGCCCTCCATCGAGACTCGCTAGAGACACTCCTCGACCGATTTGGGGTCGAAGCACTCACTGAGACCGATAAGGAGTGGCTCACAGGCGCATGGCATCGTCTCGATCCATGGCCGGATTCGCTTCCAGGACTTCGCCGACTCCGTTCTGAATACTTCGTCGCGACGCTCTCGAACGGTCACGTCCGGTTGCTCGCGGATATGGCCAAGCGAGCGGGGATTCCCTGGGATCTGATCCTCTCAGCTGAACTCTCGGGGCACTACAAACCAGCCGAGGAAGCCTACCTGAGAGCGGTGGAGCTGCTAGATGTGGCACCTGACCGAGTCATGATGGTGGCTGCCCACGAGATGGATCTTGAAGCCGCCAGTGAAGCAGGACTCCGAACAGCGTACGTCCACCGACCACTGGAGTGGGGCCCAGACGAGTATCGGTCGACGAACGAACCTCCTGATTCAACGGCCGAGATCATCGCCGATAACTTCGTTGACCTCGCCAAGATTCTCGATGTATAAAACGGCGAATTCGAACGGTATCTGTGCTCATCGCGTGATACACTGAGGCCTGCTAGGTTTCCTCATCCTTTGCTCTCCAATCAGGAGTACACCTCTTGGTTTTTGCCGATCCCTCCTTTCTAATGAACTATACGGGGCCATTGACAGGATGTTAGCAACCATGTGGCTACTGACAAGGGGGTGGTTGAGGACCCCCTCACTGACTCCTCCCGTCTCGGGCTCGGAGCATCGTTCTCGCGAACATCCCTTCGACACGAGCGGCCCCTTTGAGGACGTGTAACGCGCACAGAATGGCTACGAAACTGCCGACCGAAACCAGTAGCGCCTCGCTCAGTGTATCGGTTCTGCTCTCAAAATCGACCACTCATCAGTGGTGGCTTCCGGGTCCATCTTACCAAACATTGAATCAGTGTCCTCATCTTTGTGTTAGGTAAGCGTCCGCGAGTCAGTGGAGAGCTGGTTCGATTCCTCATGAGATCTCGAGGAGTGGACGGCTATGGTTGGGCAGAGGACCCAAATACTAGTTAGGTGTGTGTTCAAATATTCCGCTCAATACCATACTCCCCGCTCAACTTCCGCCAATCACCGCTGGAATGGTTGTCGTGTTCGCGATTACTCTTCTCGCATTTGGATTGTTCGCAACCGAGCGGGTTCCAGTCGATGTTACCGCACTACTTGTGTTGGTCGCGCTGATGGTGCTTGAACCCTGGACACAGATTTCCGCTGAAGAAGGCGTGGCGGGCTTTTCGAATAGTGCTACGATCACCGTACTCGCGATGTTCATTCTAAGCGCAGGGGTGAGCCGTACGGGCGCAGTCCAGCGTCTTGGCGCACGAATGGCAGCGTTCGCCGGCGATAGTGAACGACGACAGCTTCTCTCGGTGATATCGGTTGCTGGGCTGCCCTCAGGAGTTCTGAACAACACGCCGATCGTCGCCATGTTGATCCCCGTGGTTTCGGACCTCGCACGCGAAGGCCACACCTCGCCGTCAAAGCTCCTGATCCCGCTCTCATATGCATCGATGGTTGGTGGTATGCTCACGCTGATCGGGACCTCGACGAACCTCATTGCAAGCGATGTTTCGGCACGACTGCTTGGTCGACCATTTTCGATGTTCGAGTTTACAGGACTCGGAGTGATAGTCTTCCTCACCGGTGCTGGGTATCTCCTGTTTGTGGGTCATCGACTGATCCCCGAGCGAATCAGTGCTAGCGAAGGGCTGCTTGCAGAATATCGAATGAGTGAATACCTCACTGAGGTCGTAGTTACCGATAACTCCCCCCTTGTAGGACGCACGATCGAAGCCATCAACGAGACACTCCCCTCTGATGTCGCTGTAATTCAGATACTTCGCAACGATCGGGAAGTTGAGAGGCCCGATACCGAGACCCAGATAAGAAACGGCGATGCACTTATCATCCGTGCTCGTCCTGAACGTCTCAAGCGCCTTGTCTCTACACAGGGACTTTCGATTGCCCCGATAGATGTCCCCGAAACGGTCCTTGATGGAGCGACAAACGGGGCGGTTGCAGATGCGAACGATCAGGGAGGAGCCACCGGTACAACTCACCGTTCACGAACCCTGGTTGAACTCGTAATCCCGACTGGTTCGTCGTTCGTAGGCGAGCGGGCAGCTGGGACACCATTGAAACGCGAATACGATACCGACCTTCTATCGATTCGACGTGGAAGTGACCTCCTGCACCGCCGAATTGAGGGCCTCCTTCTCGATCGTGGGGATACTTTGCTTGTCCACGCGCCTACGGACACGCTCGAACAAATGGCAGCTGACCCGAATCTGATCGTCGCACACGAAATTCCCAATAAGGAGTATCGAACGGCAAAGCTTCCCCTTGCAGTCGGGATCGTGCTTAGTGTCGTAGGTCTTGCAGCGCTTGGCGTGCTCGACATCTTGGTTGCTGCGCTCGGTGGCGTGGTTGCGATGGTATTTGGAGGGGTACTCAAACCCGACGAACTCTACGATGCGGTTGAGTGGGACGTCATCTTCCTGCTCGCGGGGTTGATTCCGTTGGGAACTGCATTTGCCGAAACCGGGGCTGCAAATCTGATTGGCGGGTTGGTCGCCGAAACTGCCGCCTACCTTCCGGTACTCGGTGTACTCTGGGTATTCTACGTTATCACAGCGCTCACGACTGCGGTAGTGAGCAATGCCGGGAGCGTTGTGCTCCTCGTCCCGATAGGAGTGGCGACTGCCGCCGAAATCGGTGCGAATCCGTTTGCGTTCGTGCTCGCAGTAACGTTTGCGGCGAGTGCCGATTTCATGACGCCAATTGGCTATCAGACTAACTTGCTAGTGTACGGTCCTGGGGGCTACCGGTTTACTGATTATACTCGGGTTGGTGCACCGCTGCAGGTAGTGCTCTCGATCGTCACAGTCCTTGGGATCGCTACACTATGGGGAGTATAGAACGACCGCAGGTATGGCATATCACTCGCGTGTATATCCAGAATCGCACTGCTCTCAACGCGCACCTTGCGGCCACACTAAAGGGGTACTCGCACACTACCTAAGAGCATCTTAGCTACGAAGACGAATCACCGCAATCTGGTCATGAAGTGCTGAAATATATCCTTTTGGGAGGTGATCGGTTCACAATACTGTTCTTTACAAGGGAATCCGTATCTATATCATGCAGAGGGATGTAACATGCAGTTGCCACTGGAATCGGATAGAGAGAACATTGGCGCGAAGCGAGATTAAATCTCTTCTGCGACGTAATAGTTGTCTCTCCCGAGGTCTGCGCCGGTTACCGAGCCCACTGT is part of the Halococcus hamelinensis 100A6 genome and encodes:
- a CDS encoding helix-turn-helix domain-containing protein; this encodes MNCSFESFVFLRLKPILSRVVFGLFDNLVDDLLLTHLSHSPIEADDECPYNHVGDHRHNLPLPNEDGNKKMSRADFRGARPSEGFDEWTALEAVTQDSRANLISDMVGHPDGMPSMAELEYMNPSLTRSTIIGHLDVLKEAGVVAIAEFPTGQRPGRDLPYKFYYITDQARDLFDRSSIFDKGVWRDTYAQVKKTEDIERYEAVTRPQR
- a CDS encoding SLC13 family permease, with translation MLPAQLPPITAGMVVVFAITLLAFGLFATERVPVDVTALLVLVALMVLEPWTQISAEEGVAGFSNSATITVLAMFILSAGVSRTGAVQRLGARMAAFAGDSERRQLLSVISVAGLPSGVLNNTPIVAMLIPVVSDLAREGHTSPSKLLIPLSYASMVGGMLTLIGTSTNLIASDVSARLLGRPFSMFEFTGLGVIVFLTGAGYLLFVGHRLIPERISASEGLLAEYRMSEYLTEVVVTDNSPLVGRTIEAINETLPSDVAVIQILRNDREVERPDTETQIRNGDALIIRARPERLKRLVSTQGLSIAPIDVPETVLDGATNGAVADANDQGGATGTTHRSRTLVELVIPTGSSFVGERAAGTPLKREYDTDLLSIRRGSDLLHRRIEGLLLDRGDTLLVHAPTDTLEQMAADPNLIVAHEIPNKEYRTAKLPLAVGIVLSVVGLAALGVLDILVAALGGVVAMVFGGVLKPDELYDAVEWDVIFLLAGLIPLGTAFAETGAANLIGGLVAETAAYLPVLGVLWVFYVITALTTAVVSNAGSVVLLVPIGVATAAEIGANPFAFVLAVTFAASADFMTPIGYQTNLLVYGPGGYRFTDYTRVGAPLQVVLSIVTVLGIATLWGV
- a CDS encoding haloacid dehalogenase type II; amino-acid sequence: MTPPDVDALVFDVFGTVVDWRSGVIRDGEKLGAERDIDVDWAAFVDAWREEYQPSMDRVRDGEIPWRNLDALHRDSLETLLDRFGVEALTETDKEWLTGAWHRLDPWPDSLPGLRRLRSEYFVATLSNGHVRLLADMAKRAGIPWDLILSAELSGHYKPAEEAYLRAVELLDVAPDRVMMVAAHEMDLEAASEAGLRTAYVHRPLEWGPDEYRSTNEPPDSTAEIIADNFVDLAKILDV